Proteins encoded by one window of Uranotaenia lowii strain MFRU-FL unplaced genomic scaffold, ASM2978415v1 HiC_scaffold_832, whole genome shotgun sequence:
- the LOC129760915 gene encoding uncharacterized protein LOC129760915 yields the protein MIKVISGIKYGSLPETLGLVYNALFRGFIEYVSGIYGSASATNLSRLDKINNACLRKVTGCTKTTPLNTLHALAAQVPLRFRRLKVIGRQVAKHCYGKTPIWQQLSQPSINEENRLSLIEKIYQNNKHILIDMSSLIKSNLRFEDTQICTTLNNDLWPKKRTDVKVLKQLTLFLIHGTYKDRQVIYTDASSDGEVCGIGVYHETRNIKISRRLKHFVCIMSAELEAILVALKYISTNSLSGAVIMTDSKSGCELLRSSITKRERDQIVQQILHMATTTGTIIQWIPGHTGVNGNEMADQLAKAGLSNQHTCNNKIMIHDAMNYFGSLSEEVAQQWYLNYTSELGKGRKFFQISNTIPKKTLVPQITSR from the coding sequence ATGATTAAAGTTATCAGCGGAATAAAATACGGAAGTCTTCCGGAAACGCTGGGATTGGTATACAATGCCCTTTTCAGAGGTTTCATTGAATATGTTTCGGGTATCTACGGATCAGCCAGTGCTACCAATCTTTCAAGACTAGACAAAATAAACAACGCTTGCCTACGAAAGGTAACAGGATGTACTAAGACGACACCTCTTAACACCTTGCACGCTCTGGCAGCTCAAGTTCCTCTTCGCTTCAGAAGACTAAAGGTGATAGGACGACAAGTAGCAAAGCATTGTTATGGAAAGACTCCAATTTGGCAACAACTATCTCAGCCAAGTATAAACGAAGAAAATCGACTATCACTGATTGAGAAAAtataccaaaataacaaacacaTTTTAATCGATATGTCCTCACTAATCAAAAGTAACCTGCGATTTGAAGATACACAAATATGTACGACATTGAACAATGATTTGTGGCCTAAAAAGAGAACAGACGTTAAGGTACTGAAGCAACTCACCTTATTTCTGATACACGGAACGTATAAGGACCGACAAGTCATCTATACTGATGCTTCTAGCGACGGAGAAGTCTGCGGTATTGGCGTCTATCATGAGACAAGAAACATCAAAATTAGTCGACGCCTAAAACATTTCGTGTGCATCATGTCTGCTGAGCTAGAAGCCATCCTTGTGGCACTGAAGTACATATCGACGAATTCTCTATCTGGCGCTGTAATTATGACAGATTCGAAATCTGGTTGTGAGTTATTAAGAAGCAGCATAACTAAACGTGAACGAGATCAGATAGTACAACAGATTCTTCACATGGCAACAACAACAGGAACAATAATTCAGTGGATACCCGGTCACACTGGTGTCAACGGCAACGAAATGGCAGACCAACTGGCCAAAGCTGGACTCAGCAATCAACATACCTGTAACAACAAAATAATGATACATGATGCAATGAACTATTTTGGCTCACTTAGTGAAGAAGTGGCACAGCAATGGTATCTGAATTACACGAGCGAACTGGGAAAGGGTCGCAAGTTCTTCCAGATCAGCAACACAATCCCGAAAAAAACCCTGGTACCACAAATTACCTCTAGATAA